The Selenomonas ruminantium subsp. lactilytica TAM6421 genome has a segment encoding these proteins:
- a CDS encoding glutaredoxin family protein has product MVKVYSINDCPWCDKVKKYLKSKNVEFEEHNIEENDDDRDACYELTGDTMVPITTANDKDYVLGFEKAKLDEMLGL; this is encoded by the coding sequence ATGGTAAAAGTATATTCAATCAATGATTGTCCCTGGTGCGACAAGGTAAAGAAGTACCTGAAGAGCAAGAATGTGGAATTTGAAGAGCACAATATCGAGGAAAATGACGATGACCGTGATGCATGCTATGAGCTGACGGGAGATACCATGGTTCCCATCACCACGGCCAATGACAAGGATTATGTGCTGGGCTTTGAAAAAGCTAAGCTGGACGAAATGCTGGGCCTTTGA
- a CDS encoding glutathione peroxidase has translation MGIYDFVVKTNKGVEKSLADYKGKVLVIVNTASKCGFTPQFKELQDLYMKYKGQGLEILGFPCNQFAGQEPGSNNEVQEFCRLNYGVTFQIFEKGDVRGETAQPLFKYLIEQQGFKGFDQDHPIAAKLTEALQQNFPEYLEGDSIKWNFTKFLVDREGNVVARFEPTFDPANMAGEIEKLL, from the coding sequence ATGGGTATTTATGATTTTGTGGTAAAGACCAATAAAGGTGTAGAAAAATCTCTGGCTGATTACAAGGGCAAGGTGCTGGTCATCGTCAATACGGCCTCCAAATGCGGTTTCACACCCCAGTTCAAGGAACTGCAGGACCTCTATATGAAGTATAAGGGCCAGGGCCTGGAAATCTTAGGCTTCCCCTGCAATCAGTTCGCTGGTCAGGAACCTGGCAGCAATAATGAGGTGCAGGAATTCTGCCGCCTGAACTACGGCGTGACCTTTCAGATTTTCGAGAAAGGCGATGTCCGGGGCGAAACGGCACAGCCGCTGTTCAAGTACCTGATTGAACAGCAGGGCTTCAAGGGCTTTGACCAGGACCATCCCATTGCTGCGAAGCTTACGGAAGCACTCCAGCAGAATTTCCCCGAATATCTGGAAGGCGACTCCATCAAATGGAATTTCACTAAGTTCCTGGTAGACAGAGAGGGCAACGTAGTAGCCCGCTTCGAGCCCACTTTTGACCCTGCAAACATGGCAGGGGAAATTGAAAAGCTGTTGTAA
- a CDS encoding NAD(P)/FAD-dependent oxidoreductase, with product MEKKRIHKDIIIIGAGMAGLTAALYAGRMNLDVLVLENGIIGGQIANATGIENYPGFAKVSGKDLMGTLQQQAESFGAVIDEFDSIVKVTLKGQPKLIETEEHIYEADVVIIASGMNRRKLPLPEEKKFAGKGVHYCELCDGHMYQDKVIAVMGGGNAAVDAANFLSKYASKLYLIHRSDFRADEVSQKRLKDNPKAEIFLQTEIKSLQGNGRLESIEVLDKASGMNRSLPVDGIFVNIGVVPNTELYKEELPLTPGGRIEAGEDCRTAIPGVFAAGDVREKEIRQLTTAAADGTAAALLAEKYLVKLKEGNPVW from the coding sequence ATGGAGAAAAAGCGTATCCACAAGGATATCATCATTATCGGTGCAGGCATGGCGGGGCTGACAGCGGCCCTTTACGCCGGACGCATGAATCTGGATGTGCTGGTGCTGGAAAACGGCATCATCGGCGGGCAGATTGCCAATGCTACAGGCATTGAGAACTATCCGGGCTTTGCCAAGGTTTCCGGCAAGGACCTTATGGGCACTCTGCAACAGCAGGCGGAAAGCTTTGGGGCGGTCATTGATGAGTTTGACTCCATCGTGAAGGTCACCCTGAAAGGTCAGCCCAAACTGATAGAGACGGAGGAGCATATCTATGAGGCCGATGTCGTCATCATTGCCTCTGGTATGAATCGCCGCAAACTCCCCCTGCCAGAGGAGAAAAAGTTTGCAGGCAAAGGCGTACATTACTGTGAACTCTGTGACGGCCACATGTACCAGGATAAGGTCATTGCTGTCATGGGGGGCGGCAATGCGGCTGTGGATGCCGCCAATTTCCTCAGTAAGTATGCCAGCAAACTCTATCTGATACACCGCTCGGATTTCCGGGCCGATGAAGTCTCCCAAAAGCGGTTAAAGGATAATCCCAAGGCAGAAATCTTCCTGCAGACAGAAATCAAGAGCCTGCAGGGGAATGGACGTCTGGAGAGCATCGAGGTGTTGGACAAGGCTTCAGGAATGAACCGCAGCCTGCCGGTGGATGGTATTTTCGTCAATATCGGTGTGGTGCCCAATACGGAACTATATAAGGAAGAATTGCCGCTGACTCCTGGCGGCCGTATCGAGGCAGGAGAGGATTGCCGCACAGCCATCCCAGGCGTTTTTGCCGCCGGCGATGTGCGGGAAAAGGAAATACGCCAGCTGACCACTGCAGCAGCCGATGGCACTGCAGCAGCCCTGCTGGCTGAGAAATATCTGGTTAAGTTGAAGGAGGGTAATCCCGTATGGTAA